A genomic segment from Fibrobacter sp. encodes:
- a CDS encoding tRNA (N6-threonylcarbamoyladenosine(37)-N6)-methyltransferase TrmO, whose protein sequence is VGGFAATAPESRLQVEIPDAELQKIPAEKRHALIELLRQDPRPHYQDDPSRIYGLKFAEHEIKFRVQGESLTVENII, encoded by the coding sequence GTGGGGGGCTTTGCGGCAACCGCTCCGGAATCCAGGCTACAGGTGGAAATTCCTGATGCCGAGCTCCAGAAAATTCCGGCGGAAAAACGCCACGCCCTGATTGAACTGTTGCGGCAGGACCCACGCCCCCATTACCAGGACGACCCCTCCCGAATCTACGGACTGAAATTCGCCGAACACGAAATCAAGTTCCGCGTGCAAGGCGAATCCCTTACCGTTGAAAACATCATCTGA